Proteins encoded by one window of Pelecanus crispus isolate bPelCri1 chromosome 8, bPelCri1.pri, whole genome shotgun sequence:
- the KCNIP1 gene encoding A-type potassium channel modulatory protein KCNIP1 isoform X2: MTTVCHRPEGLEQLEAQTNFTKRELQVLYRGFKNECPSGVVNEETFKQIYAQFFPHGDASMYAHYLFNAFDTAQNGSVKFEDFVMALSILLRGTVHEKLRWTFNLYDINKDGYINKEEMMDIVKAIYDMMGKYTYPVLKEDAPRQHVEVFFQKMDKNKDGVVTLDEFIESCQEDDNIMRSLQLFENVM, encoded by the exons ATGACTACAGTGTGCCATAGACCCGAAGGACTGGAACAGCTTGAAGCACAAACCAATTTCACTAAAAGAGAACTTCAAGTGCTTTACAGaggatttaaaaat GAATGTCCTAGTGGGGTTGTTAATGAAGAGACGTTCAAACAGATCTATGCACAGTTTTTTCCTCATGGAG ATGCTAGCATGTATGCACATTATCTCTTTAATGCATTTGACACTGCACAAAATGGCTCCGTGAAGTTTGAG GACTTTGTGATGGCATTGTCCATTCTGTTGCGGGGAACTGTTCATGAAAAGCTAAGATGGACATTTAATCTGTACGACATAAATAAGGATGGCTATATAAACAAGGAG GAAATGATGGATATTGTAAAGGCAATTTATGATATGATGGGAAAGTACACGTATCCAGTGCTCAAGGAGGATGCTCCAAGGCAGCATGTAGAAGTATTCTTCCAG aaaatggaTAAAAACAAAGATGGTGTTGTAACTTTAGACGAGTTTATTGAATCATGTCAGGAG GACGACAACATCATGAGATCCTTACAGCTCTTTGAGAATGTGATGTAA
- the KCNIP1 gene encoding A-type potassium channel modulatory protein KCNIP1 isoform X3, whose protein sequence is MTTVCHRPEGLEQLEAQTNFTKRELQVLYRGFKNVRAILSLECPSGVVNEETFKQIYAQFFPHGDASMYAHYLFNAFDTAQNGSVKFEDFVMALSILLRGTVHEKLRWTFNLYDINKDGYINKEEMMDIVKAIYDMMGKYTYPVLKEDAPRQHVEVFFQKMDKNKDGVVTLDEFIESCQEDDNIMRSLQLFENVM, encoded by the exons ATGACTACAGTGTGCCATAGACCCGAAGGACTGGAACAGCTTGAAGCACAAACCAATTTCACTAAAAGAGAACTTCAAGTGCTTTACAGaggatttaaaaatgtaagagcAATACTGAGTCTA GAATGTCCTAGTGGGGTTGTTAATGAAGAGACGTTCAAACAGATCTATGCACAGTTTTTTCCTCATGGAG ATGCTAGCATGTATGCACATTATCTCTTTAATGCATTTGACACTGCACAAAATGGCTCCGTGAAGTTTGAG GACTTTGTGATGGCATTGTCCATTCTGTTGCGGGGAACTGTTCATGAAAAGCTAAGATGGACATTTAATCTGTACGACATAAATAAGGATGGCTATATAAACAAGGAG GAAATGATGGATATTGTAAAGGCAATTTATGATATGATGGGAAAGTACACGTATCCAGTGCTCAAGGAGGATGCTCCAAGGCAGCATGTAGAAGTATTCTTCCAG aaaatggaTAAAAACAAAGATGGTGTTGTAACTTTAGACGAGTTTATTGAATCATGTCAGGAG GACGACAACATCATGAGATCCTTACAGCTCTTTGAGAATGTGATGTAA